The following are encoded together in the Mumia sp. Pv4-285 genome:
- a CDS encoding sensor histidine kinase — MTSDASLPSHPWRPAPLVVPLVLLVVQVLGTRGAAQNQPDARALDAAAYALLVAGPLALLLVTRYPRVVLVLVTVVTSIYLLADYPPGPVFASFAVAVVVVIARGHRGWAWSVLVAAYAVALVAWSAVHGNGWSWAWATGVLAWLLVLAGVGELIALRRSRARAAREASAQARARAEGEERLRVARDLHDVVAHHISLINVQAQVALHLGDRRPEQAAIALATIRDASSEALAELRDLIGVLRDDTGVAPRAPVSRLATLDELVRRAEVAGLDLSVRTTGPPRTLAAPVELAAYRIVQEAVTNVVRHSGAEHASVDVSYGSDALEIAVDDDGHGSALAEGSGLRGMRERAEALGGTLGVTSTPTGGVAVRAHLPYAVPEPGGAT; from the coding sequence GTGACCAGCGACGCGAGCCTGCCGAGCCACCCCTGGCGACCGGCGCCTCTCGTGGTCCCGCTCGTGCTGCTGGTGGTGCAGGTCCTCGGCACCCGCGGCGCCGCACAGAACCAGCCGGATGCGCGAGCGCTGGACGCGGCGGCGTACGCCCTTCTGGTCGCCGGCCCGCTCGCGCTGCTGCTCGTCACCCGGTACCCGCGGGTGGTTCTCGTGCTCGTCACCGTCGTCACGTCGATCTATCTGCTCGCCGACTACCCGCCCGGCCCGGTGTTCGCGTCGTTCGCCGTCGCGGTCGTCGTCGTGATCGCTCGGGGCCACCGCGGGTGGGCGTGGAGCGTGCTCGTCGCGGCGTACGCGGTGGCGCTGGTCGCGTGGTCCGCGGTCCACGGCAACGGGTGGTCCTGGGCGTGGGCGACGGGCGTCCTCGCCTGGCTCCTCGTGCTGGCCGGGGTCGGCGAGCTGATCGCCCTACGGCGCTCCCGGGCCCGTGCCGCGCGGGAGGCGTCGGCCCAGGCCAGGGCACGCGCCGAGGGAGAGGAGCGGCTCCGTGTCGCGCGCGACCTGCACGACGTCGTCGCCCACCACATCTCGCTGATCAACGTGCAGGCTCAGGTCGCCCTCCACCTGGGGGACCGCAGACCGGAGCAGGCAGCGATCGCGCTGGCGACCATCCGCGACGCCAGCTCCGAGGCCCTCGCTGAGCTCCGTGACCTGATCGGCGTGCTCCGCGACGACACCGGCGTGGCGCCGCGTGCTCCGGTCTCGCGGCTCGCCACGCTCGACGAGCTCGTCCGGCGAGCAGAGGTCGCGGGCCTCGACCTGTCCGTCCGCACCACCGGGCCGCCGCGGACGCTGGCGGCGCCGGTCGAGCTCGCGGCGTACCGGATCGTGCAGGAGGCCGTCACCAACGTCGTACGCCACTCCGGCGCGGAGCACGCCAGCGTCGACGTGTCGTACGGGTCCGACGCGCTCGAGATCGCGGTGGACGACGACGGCCACGGGTCGGCCCTCGCGGAAGGCAGCGGCCTGCGGGGGATGCGGGAGCGCGCCGAGGCGCTGGGTGGCACGCTGGGCGTGACGTCGACCCCGACCGGTGGTGTGGCGGTCCGCGCCCACCTGCCGTACGCCGTCCCCGAGCCTGGAGGTGCCACGTGA
- a CDS encoding DUF2017 domain-containing protein, producing MKAFERRKRDRVRAEFEPAEAALLTNLLGQVVELLRDRNGPEESSPDPLFGQLGTTGSSIAPEDPVLKRLLPDAYRDDDEAAADFRRFTERSLSTVKVENAQAVIASLVAGGFDVDDPEQSEATVEVELGQRAVQAWLRSLTDVRLALAARLGIESEEDAESAEASDDEAVSVVIDIYEWLGFVQESLVQALD from the coding sequence ATGAAGGCGTTCGAGCGACGCAAGCGCGACCGCGTCCGTGCCGAGTTCGAGCCCGCCGAGGCGGCGCTGCTGACCAACCTGCTCGGCCAGGTCGTGGAGCTGTTGCGTGACCGCAACGGACCCGAGGAGTCGTCGCCGGATCCGCTGTTCGGGCAGCTGGGCACGACCGGGTCCTCCATCGCCCCCGAGGACCCGGTCCTGAAGCGCCTGCTCCCGGACGCGTACCGCGACGACGACGAGGCGGCCGCCGACTTCCGCCGCTTCACCGAGCGCAGCCTGTCCACGGTCAAGGTCGAGAACGCGCAGGCGGTCATCGCCTCGCTGGTGGCCGGCGGGTTCGACGTCGACGACCCGGAGCAGTCCGAGGCGACGGTGGAGGTCGAGCTGGGACAGCGCGCCGTGCAGGCGTGGCTGCGCTCCCTGACCGACGTCCGGCTCGCGCTCGCGGCAAGGCTCGGCATCGAGTCCGAGGAGGACGCCGAGTCGGCCGAGGCGAGCGACGACGAGGCCGTCTCCGTCGTGATCGACATCTACGAGTGGCTGGGCTTCGTGCAGGAGTCGCTCGTGCAGGCGCTGGACTGA
- the clpS gene encoding ATP-dependent Clp protease adapter ClpS, with product MSSPAPIEVDQPETDQVTELDRPWVTIVWNDPVNLMSYVAYVFKSYFGYADEKAHELMMKVHNDGRAVVSTGPREEMERHVQAMHEYGLWATLQKADA from the coding sequence GTGAGCAGCCCAGCCCCGATCGAGGTCGACCAGCCGGAGACCGACCAGGTCACCGAGCTGGACCGCCCCTGGGTGACGATCGTCTGGAACGATCCGGTCAACCTGATGTCGTACGTCGCCTACGTGTTCAAGTCCTACTTCGGCTACGCCGACGAGAAGGCGCACGAGCTGATGATGAAGGTGCACAACGACGGCAGGGCGGTCGTCTCGACCGGCCCCCGCGAGGAGATGGAGCGTCACGTGCAGGCGATGCACGAGTACGGCCTGTGGGCCACCCTGCAGAAGGCCGACGCATGA
- a CDS encoding nicotinate phosphoribosyltransferase, whose protein sequence is MTSTALLTDHTALLTDHYELTMLQASLTDGASDRRSVFELFARRLPDGRRYGVVAGIGRALDAIERFRFTDADLAFLRDNAVVDGPTLEWLADYRFSGNVWGYPEGEFYFPQSPVLVVEGTFGEAVLLETLLLSILNHDSAIASAAARMIVAAGDRPCIEMGSRRTHEAAAVASARAAYVAGFTTTSNLEAGRRYGIPTTGTSAHSFTLLHDTEREAFTAQVASLGAGTTLLVDTYDVAEAVRVGIEVAGTELGAVRLDSGDLPSLAAQVRRQLDSLGATATKIVVTSDLDEFAIAGLAAAPVDGYGVGTSLVTGSGHPTCGFVYKLVSRADGVGPDATMVSVAKASKDKISVGGRKYALRRLDERGTAQAEVIGIGGSPDGDDNDRPLLVPLVEAGRRVYDEPLEAARERLRTSLAELPLQARQLSRGEPAIPTTFEGE, encoded by the coding sequence GTGACCTCCACAGCCCTGCTCACCGACCACACCGCGCTGCTGACAGACCATTACGAGCTGACCATGCTCCAGGCGTCGCTGACCGACGGGGCATCCGACCGCCGCTCCGTGTTCGAGCTGTTCGCCCGGCGGCTCCCCGACGGACGGCGCTACGGCGTGGTCGCCGGCATCGGTCGCGCGCTCGACGCGATCGAACGCTTCCGGTTCACCGATGCCGACCTCGCATTCCTGCGCGACAACGCGGTGGTCGACGGACCGACGCTGGAGTGGCTCGCCGACTACCGGTTCAGCGGGAACGTCTGGGGCTATCCCGAGGGCGAGTTCTACTTCCCGCAGTCGCCGGTCCTCGTCGTCGAGGGCACGTTCGGCGAGGCCGTGCTGCTGGAGACGCTGCTGCTGTCGATCCTCAACCACGACTCCGCGATCGCCTCGGCGGCGGCGCGCATGATCGTGGCCGCCGGCGATCGCCCCTGCATCGAGATGGGCTCGCGCCGTACGCACGAGGCCGCGGCGGTCGCGTCGGCGCGCGCCGCCTACGTCGCCGGGTTCACGACGACCTCCAACCTGGAGGCGGGTCGCCGGTACGGCATCCCGACCACGGGCACGTCGGCCCACTCGTTCACGCTGCTGCACGACACCGAGCGTGAAGCCTTCACCGCGCAGGTCGCGTCGCTCGGCGCGGGGACGACGCTGCTCGTGGACACGTACGACGTGGCGGAGGCGGTCAGGGTCGGCATCGAGGTCGCCGGTACGGAGCTCGGCGCCGTGCGGCTCGACTCGGGCGACCTCCCGTCGCTCGCGGCCCAGGTGCGCCGCCAGCTCGACAGCCTGGGCGCCACCGCCACCAAGATCGTGGTGACGAGCGACCTCGACGAGTTCGCGATCGCGGGCCTGGCCGCCGCCCCGGTCGACGGGTACGGCGTCGGCACCTCGCTGGTCACCGGTTCCGGTCACCCGACCTGCGGGTTCGTCTACAAGCTCGTCTCGCGCGCGGACGGTGTCGGCCCCGACGCGACGATGGTCTCGGTCGCGAAGGCGAGCAAGGACAAGATCTCGGTCGGCGGTCGCAAGTACGCCCTGCGCAGGCTCGACGAGCGGGGTACGGCGCAGGCCGAGGTCATCGGCATCGGCGGGTCGCCCGACGGAGACGACAACGACCGGCCGCTCCTCGTCCCGTTGGTCGAGGCCGGGCGCAGGGTGTACGACGAGCCGCTGGAGGCGGCCCGCGAGCGCCTTCGTACGTCGCTGGCCGAGCTACCCTTGCAGGCTCGGCAGCTGTCGCGGGGCGAGCCCGCGATTCCGACGACCTTCGAGGGGGAATGA
- a CDS encoding isochorismatase family protein, with protein sequence MTKALVVVDVQNDFCEGGSLAVAGGAAVAEQIARLVAEGGYDVVVATKDHHIDPGSHFSATPDFVDSWPPHCVVGTEGNALHAPLTEDMFSAVFEKGQFDAAYSGFEGRTVDGEQLDAWLRERRVDSVDVVGIATDYCVRATALDAAGTGFATTVLMDLTAPVSTDNLDRTRAEFEEAGVAVS encoded by the coding sequence ATGACCAAGGCACTTGTCGTGGTGGACGTCCAGAACGACTTCTGCGAGGGCGGCTCGCTCGCCGTGGCCGGTGGTGCTGCGGTGGCCGAGCAGATCGCGAGGCTCGTGGCCGAGGGCGGCTACGACGTGGTCGTGGCGACGAAGGACCACCACATCGATCCCGGCTCCCACTTCAGCGCGACGCCCGACTTCGTCGACTCGTGGCCACCGCACTGCGTCGTCGGCACGGAGGGCAACGCCCTCCACGCGCCCCTGACCGAGGACATGTTCTCGGCCGTGTTCGAGAAGGGTCAGTTCGACGCCGCGTACTCCGGCTTCGAGGGGCGCACCGTCGACGGCGAGCAGCTCGACGCCTGGCTGCGCGAGCGCAGGGTGGACAGCGTGGACGTCGTCGGCATCGCGACCGACTACTGCGTGCGGGCGACCGCGCTCGACGCCGCGGGCACCGGCTTCGCGACCACCGTCCTGATGGACCTCACCGCACCGGTGTCGACGGACAACCTCGATCGGACCCGAGCGGAGTTCGAAGAGGCCGGCGTGGCGGTGTCCTGA
- a CDS encoding acyltransferase, with protein MSDTSTSYALAREWWRKQRWYGRAYRPLNRARLTVELARRRAYARGVVHGEALEMLRDGRLEIGPRVFLEPGVWITGGPDARIVIGEGTFLNLGVMVAASQRVEIGAHCMIANGSLVTDSAHRFDDPDLPVPWQGFTSKGPTVIGDSCWLGANVVVTSGVTIGERCVIGANSVVTRDIPAYSVAAGAPARVVRPIAYP; from the coding sequence ATGTCTGACACGTCCACCTCGTACGCGCTCGCGCGCGAGTGGTGGCGCAAGCAGCGCTGGTACGGCCGTGCGTACCGTCCGCTGAACCGTGCCCGGCTGACGGTCGAGCTGGCGCGGAGGCGTGCGTACGCTCGTGGCGTCGTGCACGGCGAGGCACTCGAGATGCTGCGCGACGGACGGCTCGAGATCGGGCCGCGGGTCTTCCTGGAGCCCGGAGTCTGGATCACCGGCGGGCCCGACGCACGCATCGTGATCGGCGAGGGGACGTTCCTCAACCTCGGCGTGATGGTGGCGGCGTCGCAGCGGGTCGAGATCGGCGCGCACTGCATGATCGCGAACGGCTCGCTCGTCACCGACTCGGCGCACCGGTTCGACGACCCGGACCTCCCGGTGCCGTGGCAGGGTTTCACGTCGAAGGGGCCGACGGTGATCGGCGACAGCTGCTGGCTCGGTGCCAACGTCGTCGTGACCAGCGGGGTGACCATCGGGGAGCGGTGCGTGATCGGCGCGAACTCCGTCGTCACGCGCGACATCCCTGCCTACTCGGTGGCTGCGGGCGCGCCGGCGCGCGTGGTGCGCCCGATCGCGTACCCCTGA
- a CDS encoding oxygenase MpaB family protein yields MTQTLPPPPRGRDRLRRDAWQRVIAGLDPVQDHETISAVLARYEFPWDIQQALSFALFRTFAVPSIGVLLQETHEFTVRTQKRHDDTVLVLDAIIEDGLESQNGRAAVRRMNRMHGAYAISNDDMRYVLSTFVVTPVRWLADYGYRGLTAAEIEASTRSYQRIGALMGIKDIPASYAEFEKLLDAYEAAHFGYDHRSREVADATLELLCTYYPRPLRRAVEIFSRSVMDPHVREAFRYPDPPHLVVALSRGLLRLRGRVLRLAPPRVKASRPEDRGAVRTYLPGGYRVEDLGTHTDTAHV; encoded by the coding sequence ATGACCCAGACGCTCCCGCCGCCGCCCCGCGGGCGTGACCGCCTGCGCCGTGACGCGTGGCAGCGGGTGATCGCCGGTCTCGACCCCGTGCAGGACCACGAGACGATCTCGGCCGTGCTCGCGCGCTACGAGTTCCCCTGGGACATCCAGCAGGCGCTGAGCTTCGCGCTGTTCCGGACGTTCGCGGTGCCGTCGATCGGCGTCCTGCTGCAGGAGACGCACGAGTTCACCGTGCGCACCCAGAAGCGGCACGACGACACGGTCCTCGTGCTCGACGCCATCATCGAGGACGGGCTCGAGTCGCAGAACGGCCGCGCCGCCGTGCGTCGGATGAACCGCATGCACGGCGCGTACGCCATCAGCAACGACGACATGCGCTACGTGCTGTCGACGTTCGTCGTCACGCCCGTGCGCTGGCTCGCCGACTACGGCTACCGCGGGCTCACGGCGGCGGAGATCGAGGCCTCGACCCGGTCGTACCAGCGCATCGGCGCACTGATGGGCATCAAGGACATCCCTGCGTCCTATGCGGAGTTCGAGAAGCTGCTCGACGCGTACGAGGCAGCGCACTTCGGCTACGACCACCGCTCGCGCGAGGTCGCCGACGCGACCCTCGAGCTGCTGTGCACCTACTACCCGAGGCCGCTGCGCCGTGCGGTCGAGATCTTCTCGCGCTCGGTGATGGACCCGCACGTCCGCGAAGCCTTCCGCTACCCCGACCCGCCGCACCTGGTCGTCGCGCTGTCCCGCGGACTGCTGCGGCTGCGTGGTCGTGTGCTGCGTCTCGCGCCCCCTCGGGTGAAGGCCTCCCGGCCGGAGGACCGTGGCGCGGTGCGCACCTACCTGCCCGGCGGCTACCGCGTCGAGGACCTCGGCACCCACACCGACACGGCGCATGTCTGA
- a CDS encoding alpha/beta hydrolase, translated as MVAPLPIRTRVFSVIERLLSSPIDEIPREEIPARRTRRAKLLASRAGRLVSGRPHVDAQIADRLVELAPVRIEGLTGETDPVTLRLRVYQPPTPGPEPLPLVVLYHGGGWVLGDPEQDEWWASHLAVGAPCIVVSVAYRLAPEHPYPAAVLDAWAALGWAVDHAEELGGDPGRVVVAGDSAGGNLAAVVADLAAQAGSPALAGQLLVYPSAEMEDVFPSEREHANAPVLTSRSMRAYSRLYLDGADPYAPTAAPLRGSLSGAAVPALIQVAGHDPLRDNGMLYAEALRGNGGDVTLTEYAEAIHGYLSLPGASPSAPRALAETVAFVRGAGA; from the coding sequence ATGGTTGCCCCACTGCCGATCCGCACGCGCGTGTTCAGCGTGATCGAGCGCCTCCTGAGCTCGCCGATCGACGAGATCCCTCGCGAGGAGATCCCGGCTCGACGGACCAGGCGCGCCAAGCTGCTCGCCTCCCGGGCCGGCCGGCTTGTCTCCGGTCGCCCGCACGTCGACGCGCAGATCGCCGATCGCCTGGTCGAGCTCGCACCCGTCCGGATCGAGGGGCTCACAGGGGAGACGGATCCGGTCACGCTCAGGCTGCGTGTCTATCAGCCGCCGACGCCCGGGCCTGAGCCGTTGCCCCTCGTCGTGCTCTACCACGGTGGCGGCTGGGTGCTCGGCGACCCGGAGCAGGACGAGTGGTGGGCGAGCCACCTGGCCGTCGGCGCGCCGTGCATCGTCGTGTCCGTCGCGTACCGGTTGGCGCCCGAGCACCCCTACCCCGCGGCGGTCCTCGACGCCTGGGCGGCGCTCGGCTGGGCCGTGGACCACGCCGAGGAGCTCGGCGGCGACCCGGGGCGCGTCGTCGTCGCCGGTGACAGCGCCGGCGGCAACCTCGCCGCGGTCGTGGCCGACCTGGCTGCGCAGGCCGGGTCCCCGGCCCTCGCCGGACAGCTGCTCGTCTACCCGTCCGCTGAGATGGAGGACGTCTTCCCGTCCGAGCGCGAGCACGCCAACGCGCCGGTGCTGACCTCGCGGAGCATGCGCGCGTACTCGAGGCTGTACCTCGACGGCGCCGACCCGTACGCCCCCACGGCGGCGCCGCTGCGCGGCTCGCTCTCAGGGGCGGCCGTGCCGGCACTCATCCAGGTCGCGGGCCACGACCCGTTGCGCGACAACGGCATGCTGTACGCCGAGGCGCTGCGAGGCAACGGCGGTGACGTGACGCTGACGGAGTACGCGGAGGCGATCCACGGATACCTCAGCCTGCCGGGTGCGTCACCGTCAGCGCCGCGGGCGCTCGCCGAGACGGTCGCGTTCGTCCGTGGCGCCGGAGCGTAG
- a CDS encoding FAD-binding oxidoreductase produces the protein MRNDAFVAALTTELGADMVLTDPDRLLSYQTDRAMFCDAGMPCAVVLARSTADVSAAVRLASEHGVPIVAQGARSGLSGAANAIEGCLVVALERMDRVLEIDVDERLVVTQPGVLNADLSRAVAEHGLFYPPDPSSWEFCTIGGNLATNSGGLCCVKYGVTTDYVLALEVVLADGEVLRTGRRTVKGVAGYDLARLFVGSEGTLGIITEATLRLRPAAQRPRTLAATFGTVHDAAAGIAAVSRSAVIPNLLELMDRTSLRAVNSAYQLGFEDAVGALVLAQSDAPGLAGEAEIDAIAEHLRAAGAHDVVLAADDAEAALLLTARREVLTAFESMGTTMVDDVCVPRTRIADLVDGVAAVADKRGVVIGVVGHAGDGNFHPCVIFDASDPDEAERAHAAFDDVMVLGLDLGGTITGEHGVGVLKRELLERELGPVGLKVQRAVKDAFDPRGLLNPGKVL, from the coding sequence ATGCGCAACGACGCTTTCGTCGCCGCCCTGACCACAGAGCTCGGCGCCGACATGGTGCTCACGGATCCCGATCGCCTGCTGTCCTACCAGACCGATCGGGCGATGTTCTGCGACGCGGGGATGCCCTGCGCCGTCGTGCTCGCCCGCTCGACCGCCGACGTGTCGGCCGCGGTGCGCCTGGCCTCGGAGCACGGAGTGCCCATCGTCGCCCAGGGCGCCCGAAGCGGTCTCTCGGGTGCCGCGAACGCGATCGAGGGGTGCCTCGTCGTCGCGCTCGAGCGGATGGACCGGGTGCTCGAGATCGACGTCGACGAACGCCTCGTCGTCACGCAGCCGGGTGTCCTCAACGCCGACCTCTCGCGCGCGGTCGCCGAGCACGGGCTGTTCTACCCGCCGGACCCGAGCTCGTGGGAGTTCTGCACGATCGGCGGCAACCTCGCCACGAACTCGGGTGGCCTGTGCTGCGTGAAGTACGGCGTCACGACCGACTACGTGCTGGCGCTCGAGGTGGTGCTCGCCGACGGCGAGGTGCTGCGGACGGGGCGGCGTACGGTCAAGGGGGTCGCCGGCTACGACCTGGCGCGCCTGTTCGTCGGCTCCGAGGGCACCCTGGGCATCATCACCGAGGCGACCCTGCGCCTGCGCCCTGCTGCTCAACGGCCCCGGACGCTCGCGGCCACCTTCGGGACCGTGCACGACGCCGCTGCGGGGATCGCCGCGGTCAGCCGCTCTGCCGTCATCCCGAACCTGCTCGAGCTGATGGACCGCACCAGCCTGCGTGCCGTGAACTCCGCGTACCAGCTCGGGTTCGAGGACGCCGTCGGTGCGCTCGTCCTCGCCCAGTCAGACGCGCCCGGACTCGCGGGGGAGGCCGAGATCGACGCCATCGCCGAGCACCTGCGGGCCGCGGGAGCGCACGACGTGGTGCTGGCCGCCGACGACGCCGAGGCGGCGCTCCTCCTCACCGCGCGCCGCGAGGTGCTGACGGCGTTCGAGTCGATGGGGACCACCATGGTCGACGACGTCTGCGTCCCGCGGACACGGATCGCCGACCTGGTGGACGGTGTCGCGGCGGTCGCCGACAAGCGCGGGGTCGTGATCGGGGTCGTCGGGCACGCCGGCGACGGCAACTTCCATCCGTGCGTGATCTTCGACGCGTCGGACCCGGACGAGGCGGAGCGTGCGCACGCGGCGTTCGACGACGTGATGGTGCTCGGGCTCGACCTCGGCGGCACCATCACCGGCGAGCACGGCGTCGGGGTCCTCAAGCGGGAGCTGCTCGAGCGCGAGCTGGGTCCGGTCGGGCTCAAGGTGCAGCGAGCCGTCAAGGACGCATTCGATCCGCGCGGTCTGCTCAATCCGGGCAAGGTCCTCTAG